The genomic region TGTAAGCAACCTTGTTTGAGGATTATAAACCTCCTTTGACCCTCCATAGAGTACCAGTAAGTCACTATTTGTGCCTTTATAGTATGCCACTAAATCACCATTAGTGATGCGTTGGAAGGCTGCGGACCAATGAAATGCATCTCTTTTCAGTTCAAAAAGCAGAGACCAAGATTCAGTTTTACCATGCTCTCCCATAACCCGAATCTTCCAAGAATCACAATCTTCCGAAGAAACCAGCGCTAGACAACCATTTATCGTTGTTAACTGTTTGACAATCCAATGCCCCGGAAACAAAATGCGGCCAAAAACATGACTACTCACATTGAATGTCAATATGAATCGACTTAGGTGGGGATCCTCGGGGACTACCACCCAATGCAAAATTCCATTGAAAAAATATGGCTTCTTCTCGGAACCATATAACCTAGAAGATGGGGAAGGGACTTCACTCCAAGACTCTGTTTTCAAGGAGTAAACAAAtgttttatgttcatcaaaatcTATAGCCACAATCTTGTAATCATCAGTGATTGGATCGAAACCAAACCCTGCTGCTACAATAGATATAAAAGGAGGACGTGGCACCCTTACCCTGCGCCTGATCGACAAGTTCCATAGACTAAAATTATGATTATCATAATCACGCAGACACAGAATTCCATTACAAGAACCAACAACCGAAAATTGATCCCACACCATCATAGTCATAAGTGAACAAGGGAACTCAACCTTCGGTATGCTGAGGTACCTGTATCCTGGAATATGCAACGGCAACTGGTCTCCCGGGTGTAATGCATAGATGTCTTTGCACCCTCGATCTCCACGAAAAACCACATATCTGATGAGCAGTTTTGGAGGGTTTTTAGAGCATCGAAGGCGGTGATTGCGGATGAATTCTGGGGTAGCAAGGCGAGAATGCCAGTATTTGGAGAGTGATCTGAATCGGATGATGGATTTGGATGGTAGTCTTTCAAAGATTTCAACCATCAAATCACTACAGACGTTAATGCCAGACATTATATATGTGCTGGCACTAATTCACAAACTAGATGATATTAAACGATCAAGAGAAAGAAGAATGAATGGGGCGTAGGTTGCTGATTGAGTCGTTATATTATATAGAAACTCACGTAAAAGATTATAACTAGTTAAAGAATCCTCTCCTTATTTAAAACTAAATATATAAAAGATAAACGTAAAATACTCATAAGATAACATaataattttaaatatatatattagataATCCtctaataatttaaaaaaaaaagcaatTCAAGTAAATTACATGGATGGTCCCTTCAGTTTGATCAAACTTATAGACTTCACTCTTGTCGTTTAAAAAGTTATGGATTAAATCACCAAACACATTTTTCTCTTGTATCCGACGTTCAAATAATTAATAGagttaggtgctgtttgttttttagagggaaaacgtctgcagtctgcggaccacatctgcaaacatctgcagctgaagaggtggaccaaacctcttcagtctgcaaggagaagactgtttgttttttt from Helianthus annuus cultivar XRQ/B chromosome 10, HanXRQr2.0-SUNRISE, whole genome shotgun sequence harbors:
- the LOC110883380 gene encoding putative F-box protein At3g16210 — protein: MSGINVCSDLMVEIFERLPSKSIIRFRSLSKYWHSRLATPEFIRNHRLRCSKNPPKLLIRYVVFRGDRGCKDIYALHPGDQLPLHIPGYRYLSIPKVEFPCSLMTMMVWDQFSVVGSCNGILCLRDYDNHNFSLWNLSIRRRVRVPRPPFISIVAAGFGFDPITDDYKIVAIDFDEHKTFVYSLKTESWSEVPSPSSRLYGSEKKPYFFNGILHWVVVPEDPHLSRFILTFNVSSHVFGRILFPGHWIVKQLTTINGCLALVSSEDCDSWKIRVMGEHGKTESWSLLFELKRDAFHWSAAFQRITNGDLVAYYKGTNSDLLVLYGGSKEVYNPQTRLLTKLFEYRPNCYKLEMDTYVESLELVDKESATTCGKTLWACYDC